One Hevea brasiliensis isolate MT/VB/25A 57/8 chromosome 5, ASM3005281v1, whole genome shotgun sequence genomic region harbors:
- the LOC110644013 gene encoding glutamate--tRNA ligase, cytoplasmic: MEIKQLSFAADRPPLSVLAAAKVAAVLLPTPTIVTDSSSPPTIIFSNGMKLQGTYVLLRYIGRVAGLPNFYGKDAFQSSQIDEWLEYSSILSSGSEFENACTYIDSYLEKRTFLVGYYLSIADMAIWSGLAATGQRWESLRKSQKYPSLVRWFNSMSIEYGNGLNEVTTTYVGKRGLGKPVTAKSKEQQVVNRDMSEKGKVGSKTSEVDLPDAEIGKVYLRFAPEPSGFLHIGHAKAALLNQYFAQRYQGELIVRFDDTNPAKESSEFVENLLKDIETLDIKYVKVTHTSDYFDKLMEKAEELIRQGKAYVDDTPREQMQKERMDGIESKCRNNSVEESLKLWKEMIKGSERGLQCCLRGKLDMQDPNKSLRDPVYYRCNPVPHHRIGSKYNVYPTYDFACPYVDAIEGISHALRSSEYHDRNAQYHRIQEDLGCRKVHIYEFSRLNMVYTLLSKRNLRWFVENGKVDGWDDPRFPTVQGIVRRGLKVEALVQFILEQGASKNLNLMEWDKLWTINKKIIDPVCPRHTAVIEERCVLLTLTNGPDNPFVRIIPRHKKYEGAGEKATTYTKRIWIDYDDANSISENEEVTLMDWGNAIVKEIVKDESGKVTQLIGVLHLDGSVKTTKLKLTWLPEIAELVNILLVEFDYLITKKKLEEGENFLDVLNPGTKRETAALGDSNMRNLRRGEILQLERKGYFRCDVPFIRPSKPIVLFAIPDGRQATSSK, from the exons ATGGAGATTAAACAGCTGTCCTTTGCAGCTGATAGACCCCCGCTTTCAGTTCTTGCTGCCGCCAAGGTTGCAGCCGTCCTTCTCCCTACTCCTACTATTGTCACCGACTCTTCTTCCCCGCCAACTATCATCTTTTCTAATGG GATGAAATTGCAAGGTACATATGTGCTTCTTCGCTACATTGGTCGGGTTGCTGGCCTTCCGAATTTCTATGGAAAGGACGCCTTCCAATCTAGCCAG ATTGATGAATGGCTGGAATATTCTTCTATCCTTTCATCAGGGTCTGAATTCGAGAATGCATGTACCTACATCGATAGTTATTTGGAGAAGCGTACTTTTCTGGTTGGATATTATTTATCAATTGCAGACATGGCTATTTGGTCGGGTTTAGCAG CAACTGGGCAGAGATGGGAAAGTTTGAGGAAGTCACAGAAATACCCAAGTCTAGTACGTTGGTTCAACTCAATGTCTATAGAATATGGCAATGGCTTGAATGAAGTCACAACAACATATGTTGGCAAAAGAGGCTTGGGAAAACCTGTGACAGCTAAATCAAAAGAGCAACAGGTTGTCAATAGAGATATGTCTGAGAAGGGAAAGGTAGGTAGCAAAACATCTGAAGTTGATCTTCCAGATGCTGAAATTGGGAAGGTGTACCTGCGATTTGCTCCAGAGCCCAGTGGTTTTCTTCACATTGGGCATGCAAAAGCAGCATTATTGAACCAATATTTTGCTCAAAGGTACCAAGGTGAGCTGATTGTTCGCTTTGATGACACAAATCCAGCAAAAGAGAGCAGTGAATTTGTGGAGAATCTTCTGAAAGATATTGAGACACTGGATATCAAATATGTAAAAGTTACACATACATCAGATTATTTTGATAAGTTGATGGAAAAGGCTGAAGAGTTGATCAGGCAGGGTAAAGCTTATGTAGATGACACACCACGTGAGCAAATGCAGAAAGAAAGAATGGATGGCATTGAATCAAAATGTAGGAACAATAGTGTGGAGGAGAGTCTGAAATTGTGGAAGGAAATGATTAAAGGATCAGAGAGGGGTTTGCAGTGCTGTCTTCGTGGGAAGTTGGACATGCAAGACCCAAACAAATCCCTTCGAGATCCAGTCTATTATCGTTGCAATCCTGTTCCTCACCATAGAATTGGGTCCAAGTACAATGTATATCCAACATATGATTTTGCCTGTCCCTATGTTGATGCTATAGAAGGTATATCTCATGCTCTTCGATCAAGTGAGTACCATGATCGAAATGCTCAATATCACAGAATTCAAGAGGATTTGGGATGTAGAAAGGTTCACATTTATGAATTTAGCCGGTTGAATATGGTCTATACGCTTCTTAGTAAGCGTAATCTTCGCTGGTTTGTTGAAAATGGGAAGGTTGATGGATGGGATGATCCTCGATTTCCAACTGTCCAAGGAATTGTACGTAGAGGTTTGAAAGTTGAGGCATTAGTGCAATTTATTCTTGAACAG GGAGCATCAAAAAATCTCAACCTTATGGAATGGGACAAACTCTGGACAATTAATAAGAAAATCATAGATCCTGTTTGTCCTAGGCACACGGCTGTTATTGAAGAAAGGTGTGTTTTGTTGACATTGACTAATGGTCCTGATAATCCATTTGTTCGCATCATACCAAGACACAAGAAGTATGAGGGTGCTGGAGAGAAGGCTACAACCTACACAAAGAGGATATGGATAGACTATGATGATGCAAATTCCATCTCAGAAAATGAGGAAGTAACCTTAATGGATTGGGGGAATGCAATAGTGAAGGAAATTGTGAAGGATGAGAGTGGAAAAGTTACACAATTAATTGGGGTTTTGCATCTTGATGGATCTGTCAAGACAACCAAGTTGAAGCTCACCTGGCTGCCTGAAATAGCTGAATTAGTTAACATCTTACTGGTGGAGTTTGACTATCTGATAACTAAGAAAAAG CTGGAAGAAGGAGAGAATTTCCTTGATGTCCTTAACCCAGGTACTAAGAGGGAGACTGCAGCACTAGGGGATTCAAACATGCGAAATTTGAGGCGTGGAGAGATATTGCAACTCGAGAGGAAGGGCTACTTTAGATGTGATGTCCCTTTTATCAGACCTTCAAAGCCTATAGTTCTGTTTGCAATTCCAGATGGCAGGCAGGCAACCTCATCAAAGTAG
- the LOC110644012 gene encoding phytochrome A codes for MSSSRPSHSSSSNSVRSRHSARIIAQTTVDAKLHADFEESGSSFDYSNLVRITSSVGDQPPRSDKVTKAYLHQIQKGKLIQPFGCLLALDEKTLKVIAYSENAPEMLTTVSHAVPSVGDHPVLGIGTDIKTIFTAPSASALQKALGFGDVSLLNPILVHCKTSGKPFYAIVHRVTGSLIIDFEPVKPYEVPMTAAGALQSYKLAAKAITRLQSLPSGSMERLCDTMVQEVSELTGYDRVMTYKFHDDDHGEVIAESTKPGLEPYLGLHYPATDIPQSARFLFMKNKVRMIVDCRAKHVKVLQDEKLSFDLTLCGSTLRAPHSCHLQYMENMDSIASLVMAVVINEGDEDDDSHTSVQSQKRKRLWGLVVCHNTTSRFVPFPLRYACEFLVQVFAIHVSKELELENQIVEKNILRTQTLLCDMLMRDAPLGIVTQSANIMDLVKCDGAALLYKNKIWRLGVTPSDRQIQDIAVWLSEYHMDSTGLSTDSLFDAGYPGALTLGDVVCGMAAVRITSKDMLFWFRSQTAAEIRWGGAKHEPGEKDDGRKMHPRSSFKAFLEVVKTRSLPWKDYEMDAIHSLQLILRNTFKETETMDMDTKTIHSRLNDLKIEGIQELEAVTSEMVRLIETATVPILAVDVDGLVNGWNTKIAELTGLPVDKAIGKHLLTLVEESSIDIVKKMLFLALQGKEEQNIQFEIKTHGSKVEGGPISLVVNACASRDIHESVVGVCFVAQDVTGEKIVMDKFTRIEGDYKAIVQNPNPLIPPIFGTDEFGWCSEWNPAMTKLTGWKREEVIDKMLLGEVFGINMACCRLKNKEAFVNLGIILNNAMTGQDPEKVSFIFFARNGKYVECLLCMSKKLDREGAVTGVFCFLQLASLELQQALHIQRLSEQTALKRLKTLAYLKRQIRNPLSGIIFSQKMMEGTELDEEQKQLLQTSAQCQHQLGKILDDSDLDSVVEGYLDLEMVEFTLHEVLVASINQVTMKSKRKGIQVIHDAAEEIMTETLYGDGIRLQQVLADFLSVSLNYTPTGGQFTVAASLTKDQLGQSVHLVHLELRITHSGGIPEALLKEMFGSDIDASDEGISLLISRKLVKLMSGDVQYMREAGKSSFIISAELAGGHKPKA; via the exons ATGTCTTCCTCTAGGCCAAGCCACTCCTCATCCAGCAATTCTGTGAGATCAAGACACAGTGCTAGGATTATTGCTCAGACCACTGTAGATGCAAAGCTCCATGCAGATTTTGAAGAGTCAGGCAGTTCATTTGACTACTCGAACTTGGTGCGTATTACCAGTTCAGTTGGAGATCAACCACCAAGGTCGGACAAAGTAACCAAAGCTTATCTTCATCAAATCCAGAAAGGCAAGCTCATCCAGCCTTTTGGCTGCTTGCTAGCCTTAGATGAGAAAACTTTAAAAGTTATCGCATATAGTGAGAATGCCCCTGAAATGTTGACCACAGTTAGTCATGCAGTCCCAAGTGTTGGGGATCACCCGGTTCTTGGAATTGGAACTGACATAAAGACTATCTTCACTGCACCCAGTGCCTCTGCCTTGCAGAAAGCTCTGGGATTTGGTGATGTCTCTCTTTTGAATCCAATATTAGTCCATTGCAAAACTTCTGGGAAGCCCTTTTATGCTATTGTCCACCGGGTAACCGGTAGCTTAATAATTGACTTTGAACCAGTGAAGCCTTATGAGGTCCCCATGACAGCTGCTGGGGCCTTGCAGTCATACAAGCTTGCAGCTAAAGCAATTACACGGTTGCAGTCGTTGCCAAGTGGGAGCATGGAAAGGCTTTGTGATACAATGGTTCAGGAGGTGTCTGAGCTTACTGGTTATGATAGGGTGATGACCTATAAATTTCATGATGATGACCATGGGGAAGTTATCGCTGAGAGTACAAAGCCTGGTTTGGAGCCATATTTGGGTCTGCATTATCCAGCCACTGATATCCCTCAGTCTGCACGGTTTCTATTTATGAAAAACAAGGTTCGAATGATTGTTGATTGTCGTGCAAAACATGTCAAGGTGCTTCAAGATGAGAAGCTTTCATTTGATCTGACCTTATGTGGTTCAACCCTAAGGGCCCCACACAGTTGCCATTTACAATATATGGAGAACATGGACTCCATTGCTTCACTGGTTATGGCGGTTGTTATCAATGAGGGGGATGAAGATGATGATAGTCATACTTCTGTGCAATCACAAAAAAGAAAGAGACTTTGGGGTTTAGTTGTATGCCACAATACAACTTCAAGGTTTGTTCCATTTCCTCTAAGGTATGCTTGTGAGTTTCTAGTTCAAGTATTTGCTATCCATGTCAGTAAGGAATTGGAATTAGAAAATCAGATTGTTGAAAAGAACATCTTGCGAACCCAGACACTCTTATGTGATATGTTGATGAGGGATGCACCCCTGGGTATTGTGACACAGAGTGCTAACATAATGGACCTTGTGAAGTGTGATGGGGCTGCACTATTGTACAAGAACAAGATATGGAGGTTGGGAGTAACTCCAAGTGATCGCCAAATTCAAGATATAGCTGTATGGCTATCAGAGTACCACATGGATTCTACAGGTTTAAGTACAGATAGCTTGTTCGATGCAGGGTACCCAGGGGCTCTCACTCTTGGTGATGTAGTTTGTGGAATGGCAGCTGTGAGAATAACTTCCAAGGACATGCTATTTTGGTTTCGGTCCCAAACTGCTGCAGAAATTCGATGGGGTGGAGCAAAACATGAACCTGGTGAGAAGGATGATGGTAGGAAAATGCACCCGAGATCTTCCTTCAAGGCCTTCCTTGAAGTTGTCAAGACAAGGAGTTTGCCTTGGAAGGACTATGAAATGGACGCAATTCATTCTCTGCAGCTTATACTGAGGAATACTTTCAAGGAAACTGAAACAATGGATATGGATACCAAAACAATTCATTCGAGGCTCAATGATCTAAAAATTGAAGGGATACAAGAACTGGAAGCAGTAACTAGTGAGATGGTTCGTTTAATTGAAACTGCTACAGTGCCAATTTTGGCAGTGGATGTTGATGGGCTTGTTAATGGGTGGAATACGAAAATTGCTGAGTTGACAGGTCTTCCTGTTGATAAAGCAATTGGAAAGCATTTACTGACACTTGTGGAAGAAAGTTCAATTGACATAGTAAAAAAAATGTTGTTCTTGGCATTGCAGG GCAAGGAGGAGCAGAACATTCAATTTGAGATTAAAACACATGGCTCCAAGGTTGAAGGTGGCCCAATCAGCCTAGTTGTTAATGCTTGTGCAAGCAGGGACATTCATGAAAGTGTTGTTGGGGTGTGTTTTGTGGCTCAAGATGTCACAGGCGAGAAGATAGTTATGGACAAGTTCACCCGGATTGAAGGCGATTACAAAGCAATTGTACAAAACCCAAACCCATTGATCCCCCCAATATTTGGCACAGATGAATTTGGCTGGTGCTCTGAGTGGAATCCAGCTATGACAAAATTGACTGGATGGAAGCGAGAAGAAGTAATAGACAAAATGCTTTTGGGGGAGGTTTTTGGGATCAACATGGCTTGTTGTCGTCTCAAGAATAAAGAAGCCTTTGTAAATCTTGGTATTATACTTAATAATGCCATGACTGGCCAAGATCCTGAGAaggtttctttcattttctttgctCGGAATGGAAAGTATGTGGAGTGCCTGCTATGCATGAGTAAGAAATTGGACAGAGAGGGTGCTGTTACTGGGGTCTTTTGCTTCCTGCAACTTGCAAGCCTGGAGCTGCAACAGGCACTTCATATCCAGCGACTATCAGAGCAAACTGCTTTGAAAAGATTGAAAACATTAGCCTATCTAAAAAGGCAGATCAGGAATCCTCTATCTGGGATTATATTTTCTCAGAAAATGATGGAGGGCACTGAGTTGGATGAAGAACAAAAGCAGCTTCTGCAAACTAGTGCCCAATGTCAGCATCAACTTGGCAAAATTCTTGATGACTCGGATCTTGATAGCGTTGTTGAAGG TTACTTGGATCTGGAAATGGTTGAGTTTACTCTGCATGAGGTACTAGTTGCCTCCATCAATCAAGTCACAATGAAGAGCAAAAGGAAGGGTATTCAGGTAATTCATGATGCAGCAGAAGAGATCATGACAGAAACCTTGTATGGTGATGGCATTAGGCTTCAACAGGTGTTGGCTGACTTCTTATCAGTGTCGCTTAACTATACACCAACTGGAGGCCAGTTTACTGTTGCAGCAAGTTTGACCAAAGATCAGTTAGGGCAATCTGTTCATCTTGTGCATCTGGAACTCAG GATAACACATAGTGGTGGGATACCTGAAGCATTATTAAAGGAAATGTTTGGTAGTGATATTGATGCTTCTGATGAGGGCATCAGCTTGCTTATCAGCAGAAAACTGGTGAAGCTCATGAGTGGAGATGTACAGTACATGAGGGAAGCAGGAAAGTCGAGTTTTATCATATCAGCTGAACTTGCAGGTGGTCATAAGCCAAAAGCCTGA